The following is a genomic window from Vicinamibacteria bacterium.
TTCCCCCGCTGCGTTCGCGGCGCGAAGATATTCCCGCCCTCGTGGCGCATTTCGTGGGAAAGCACCGTCGGAGAACGGGAAAACATGTCGAACGGGTCTCGGACGAAGCCCTGGAGAAACTGTGCGCCTACGATTGGCCGGGCAACGTGCGTGAGCTCGAGAACACGATCGAGCGCGCGGTCGTGTTGACTCGCGTGCCCGTCATCGGGCTCGAGGAGCTCTCCCTGACTCCTTCGGTGGGCGCGAGGCGAGAAGGACTGCCGTCTCAGAAGCTACACAAGAACATCGAATGGGCCGAGAGGGAGTCAATCAGCCGCGCGCTCGAGCAGGCGAAGGGACTGAAGAAGGGCGCGGCGGAGATCCTGGGCATCAGCCAGCGCGCCCTCAGCTACTACCTGAAGAAATTCGACTTCGACTGACTATGCCGAGCTTTCAACGGCCGACGAACGGATTGTAGAGCGGCACCGAGGATCCGCACCGGCGTTCGGACACGATGCTCTCGTAGACTTCCTTCGGCACCGAAGGCCCCTTTCGCGAGCAGTGCTTTTCGAAGGCCTCGGTCAGGCTCGCGGCGAGCATCTCGTCGTTCATCCTCTCGATGTGACGTCGCTCGAGCATGTGAACCAGAGCGCCGTCCTTGAAGAGCGCGACCGAGGGTGAAGAGGGTGCAATGCCCACCATGTATTCACGCGCTCGCTCGGTCGCATCGCGATCGACGCCGGCGAAGACGGTTTTCAAGTGGTCGGGAATGATTCCGTGCTGGAGCGCGCGGGTGACTCCGGGCCTCGCCGAGCCCGCGGCGCAGCCACAGACGGAGTTCACGACCACGAGGGTTGTTCCTGGTGCCTTCATCGCCTCGTCGACGTCCTGAGCCGACGTCAGCGGCTCGACGCCGCATTGGGCGAGCTCCTCCCACATCGGACGAACGGCTTCTGGGTCATAGAGTGGTTGCATCGAGAATCCTTTCTTTCCCACGAAAATAGCACCGCGACGTTGCGCGATCAAATTGGCCGCGAGAAGGCTAGGCACCGTTGTCCAGTCTGTGCCATGCTGGGCGCAACAGGCAGCGTTCCCATTTCGGGACCTCGGGGAAGTCCCGGCTGAACGGCTGGGACTTCTCCAGAAACCCGCGCAAAGACGAGCGATCGTCAGTCTTCATCGGACGAGGCCGCCCAGGCGATGGCTCCAGCGATATGCGCCCGGAACAGCGGGTCCTGGTACGACTCCCTCGTGTGGCCGAGCGCCGTATAGAACGCGCGGCCTCCGAGGTTTCGATGGTGCCACACGACGGGGTGGTCCCCCATGGCATGCTCTTCGACGCCATAGCTCGTCTCGTCCAGCGAGACGAGGACCTCCACCCGCCCACGAGGATTGCCGTCGAAGGTGTAATGCTCGTCGGTCCTCACCCAACTCTCGGGAAGCATGCGGGTCGCGGGATGGTCGCGTCTCTCGACGACGTAGCCGGCTGGCTGGATCCCCGGATGCGATTGGAAGTAAGCACCTACGAGCTCCCGATACCAGGGCCAGTCACGTTCGGTATCCGATGCGGAATGGATGCCGACGAAGCCTTTGGACGAGCCGACGAATTTCTGGAGGGCGGCTTGTTGGTCGCCGTTCAGCACGTCACCGGTCGTCATGAGGAATACGATGACGTCGTAGCGCGCGAGATCCTCGGTCCGGAAGACGGTCGAGTCTTCGGTGGCATCCAGACGCCAACCCCGTTCGTCCGCGATCGCCTCGAGGGCGCGAACGCCGTCGGGGATCGCCTCGTGCCGGTAGCCTTCGGCCTTCGAGAAGACGAGCACGTTGATGGCAAGCAAGTACGCAACGCCCACAACGACGTCAATGATACGCGATCGCTCTCAGAACCGCAGCGCGATTCCTCCGGATACCTGAAAATAGGTCGGCTCGAACGTGACCGGCTCGAGCTCGTTCTCGAGCTCCTCCAATAACAGCTCTTCCAACCGGGTGACGGGCTCGGCCGCGCGGCTCCAGGTGAAGGTCGCGGTCCTGAACTGGAAGAAGCGTCCCTCGGCCACGAAAGAGACCGTGTCGGAAAGCTGGACCTCGACGCCGGCGCCCCCGTTGAAACCGAGCCGTCCGGCGTGTTCTTCGGTGGGGAGCGCCTCGGCCTCGACGGCGACCGTCGCAGGCTGTACCAGCTCGATCCCGAGGACGCTGACGCTCAAGCGGGCGTTCTGAATCGCATTCAGCCGAAGCTCCGGAAGGTAGCTGACCCCGCCCGAGGCCACGAAGCGCGCTCGCCCTCCGGTTCGCGCCTTCACGTTCAGGGACAGCGGATACAGCCGCTCGACGTCGACGGTGCCGGTACCGAGATCGAGGACCGCGGTCGCGTCCGGCAAGGGCGCGGGCAGCGCCAAATCCGCCGTGAACACGGGCCCTTCGGTTTGGATATCGAAATCGACGGTGTCGATCCGACCTTCGATCGCCAGGAAATCCTGGAAGTAATAGGCGACCGAGCCCCCGAATGCGAAGCTCCCGCGGGCGTCGAGCGCGAGCACGCCGCTTTGTCGGATCGTGGCGCCGGAAAAATCTGGAAGATCGATGTTGGGCTCGTAGCTCAATCGCGCTTCGTAAGTCGGCGCCGTCCAACCCCCGAGCACCGAAACCTCCCATCCCTCCGCCGCCCCGGAGCTGGTCGCGACGAGCATTTGAGTCAGGATGAGCCACCGCATCGGAGTTC
Proteins encoded in this region:
- a CDS encoding ThuA domain-containing protein translates to MGVAYLLAINVLVFSKAEGYRHEAIPDGVRALEAIADERGWRLDATEDSTVFRTEDLARYDVIVFLMTTGDVLNGDQQAALQKFVGSSKGFVGIHSASDTERDWPWYRELVGAYFQSHPGIQPAGYVVERRDHPATRMLPESWVRTDEHYTFDGNPRGRVEVLVSLDETSYGVEEHAMGDHPVVWHHRNLGGRAFYTALGHTRESYQDPLFRAHIAGAIAWAASSDED